The following are from one region of the Sandaracinus amylolyticus genome:
- a CDS encoding DNA topoisomerase IB: MGAHASEAAQLLADAVESARSAGLHHVSDEQPGIRRVPTRSPRRFRYVDPDENEVEDEATLARIDALRIPPAWTDVWICRDPRGHIQATGRDARTRKQYRYHERWRDVRDATKFEKILDFARALPAIRARVTTDLGRRELSRERVLATAVRLLDTTAIRVGNEEYTRENHSYGLTTLTRRHVRLRGDEIAFHFRGKSGKERFVSVRDPRVARVVRTCVELPGQVLLKYRAEDGSLHAIHSHDVNAYLREAAGDDFTAKDFRTWSATVLAGLALRRICSGDAPPRSVDKQVVAAIKAVAEVLGNTPSVCRKCYVHPLVLEAHVDGALLASIERSLARAKDPPGHGLRPEEAAVLTFLRRRLHVDGTVRARPKKQARELRSAARAPAPRSPRTRAPRPSDREARRLARGAGPRSTRAHSVDR; encoded by the coding sequence ATGGGCGCCCACGCTTCCGAGGCCGCGCAGCTGCTCGCGGACGCGGTGGAGTCCGCGCGCTCCGCGGGCCTGCACCACGTGAGCGACGAGCAGCCCGGGATTCGTCGTGTGCCGACGCGCTCGCCGCGCCGCTTCCGCTACGTGGATCCGGACGAGAACGAGGTGGAGGACGAGGCGACGCTCGCGCGCATCGACGCGCTGCGCATCCCGCCTGCGTGGACCGACGTGTGGATCTGTCGCGACCCGCGAGGGCACATCCAGGCGACCGGACGCGACGCGCGCACGCGCAAGCAGTACCGCTATCACGAGCGCTGGCGCGACGTGCGAGACGCCACGAAATTCGAGAAGATCCTCGACTTCGCGCGCGCGCTCCCGGCGATCCGCGCGCGCGTCACGACGGACCTCGGCAGGCGCGAGCTCTCGCGCGAGCGCGTGCTCGCGACCGCGGTGCGCCTGCTCGACACCACCGCCATCCGCGTGGGCAACGAGGAGTACACGCGCGAGAACCACTCCTACGGCCTGACCACGCTGACCCGCCGTCACGTGAGGCTGCGTGGCGACGAGATCGCCTTTCATTTCCGGGGAAAGAGCGGCAAGGAGCGCTTCGTCTCGGTGCGCGATCCGCGCGTCGCGCGCGTCGTGCGCACGTGCGTCGAGCTGCCCGGACAGGTGCTCCTGAAGTACCGCGCGGAGGACGGCTCGCTCCACGCGATCCACTCGCACGACGTGAACGCGTACCTGCGCGAAGCAGCGGGCGACGACTTCACCGCGAAGGACTTCCGCACGTGGTCCGCGACCGTGCTCGCCGGCCTCGCGCTGCGGCGGATCTGCAGCGGAGACGCGCCGCCGCGCTCCGTCGACAAGCAGGTCGTCGCCGCGATCAAGGCGGTCGCCGAGGTGCTCGGCAACACGCCTTCGGTCTGCCGCAAATGCTACGTGCACCCGCTCGTCCTCGAGGCGCACGTGGACGGCGCGCTGCTCGCGTCGATCGAGCGCTCGCTCGCGCGCGCCAAGGATCCGCCGGGGCACGGCCTGCGGCCCGAGGAGGCAGCGGTGCTGACGTTCCTGCGAAGGCGGCTGCACGTCGACGGCACGGTGCGCGCGCGACCGAAGAAGCAGGCGCGCGAGCTCCGCAGCGCGGCACGCGCGCCGGCGCCGCGATCACCGCGGACGCGCGCGCCGCGCCCGAGCGATCGCGAGGCACGTCGCCTCGCACGTGGCGCTGGCCCCCGATCCACTCGCGCACACTCCGTGGATCGGTGA
- a CDS encoding GlsB/YeaQ/YmgE family stress response membrane protein — protein MIVLVLTWIAFGLLVGLMARAIMPGRQSMGLVPTTLLGVVGAFIGGLIGNLLVGQSVLALHPASFIGSVVGALIVLAIVGMGSRRLAT, from the coding sequence ATGATCGTCCTCGTCCTCACGTGGATCGCGTTCGGGTTGCTCGTCGGCTTGATGGCGCGCGCGATCATGCCGGGGCGGCAGTCGATGGGCCTCGTGCCGACGACGCTGCTCGGGGTCGTGGGCGCGTTCATCGGAGGCCTGATCGGCAACCTGCTGGTCGGGCAGAGCGTGCTCGCGCTTCACCCCGCGAGCTTCATCGGCAGCGTCGTGGGCGCGCTGATCGTGCTCGCGATCGTCGGCATGGGCTCGCGCCGCCTCGCGACCTGA